The genomic segment GTGCGCCAATACTGGTCGGCCAAGGGCGAGCCCGAGCGCAAGGTGATCATCTCGCGCTGGAACGGCTACCACGGCTCGACGATGGGCGCGGCGAGCCTCGGCGGCATGAAGGGGATGCATAAACAGGGCGGCCTGCCGATCCCCGATATCGTCCATATCGACCAGCCCGACTGGTGGAGCGAGGGCGGCGATATGAGCCCCGAGGCGTTCGGCCTCGCCCGCGCGCAGGAGCTCGAGGCGAAGATCCTCGAGATCGGGCCCGAGAAGGTCGCGGCCTTCATCGGCGAGCCGATCCAGGGCGCGGGCGGCGTGATCATCGCGCCCGAGACCTACTGGCCCGAGATCCAGCGGATCGTGAAGAAATACGGCATCCTGCTGATCGCCGACGAGGTGATCTGTGGCTTTGGCCGCACCGGCAACTGGTTTGGCTGCCAGACGCTCGGCATCACCCCCGATATCATGACCGTCGCGAAGGGGCTGACCTCGGGCTATATCCCGATGGGCGCCTCGATCGTCTCCGATGAGGTGGCCGCGGTGATCAACGGCGCCGATGAATTCGCCCATGGCTATACCTATTCGGGCCATCCGGTGGCGGCCGCCGTCGCGCTCGAGAACCTGCGCATCCTCGAGGATGAGAAGGTGATCGAGACCGTGCGCGAGGTCACCGGGCCTTACCTGAAGGCGAAATGGGAGGCGCTTGCCGCCCATCCGATGGTCGGCGAGGCGAAGATCGTCGGCATGATGGCCTCGATCGCGCTGACGCCGAACAAGGACAAGCGCGCGAAATTTGCCGCCAAGGAGGGCACGGTCGGCTATATCACCCGCGAGCGCTGCTTTGCCAACAACCTGGTGATGCGCCATGTCGGCGACCGGATGATCATCTCGCCGCCCCTCGTCATCACCAAGGCCGAGATCGACGAGCTGATCGCGCGGGCGACGAAATCGCTCGACGAGGCCTATGAGCGGGTCAAGGCCGAGGGGCTCTGGGTCGAAAAAGACGCCTGAGGGCGGTTGACAGTCGCGCCTCCGGGGGCCTGATCGGGCCAACCCGGAGGGCGAAATGACCGAACGAACCCAATATGATGCCGCGCTCGAGGCGCGCCTTTGCCGTTATGCGGCGGTGGATACGCAGGCTTGCGAGACCTCCGCGAGCCAGCCTTCGAGCGCGATCCAGCTCGATCTGGCGCGGATGCTGCTGGCCGAGCTCGAGGCGATGGGCCATGCGGCGCGGATCACCGACTATGGCGCGGTGATCGCGAAGATCCCGGGCACGGCGCCCGGGCCGAAGATCGCGCTTTTGGCGCATATGGATACCGCGCCCGCCTATAACGCGACGGGGGTGAAGCCGCGGGTGATCCGCGCCTATCCGGGAGGCGAGATCCGCTACCCCGATGCCCCGGATCTCGTGCTCTCGCCGACTAACGCCCCGTATCTGAACGAGAAAATCGGCCTCGATCTGATCACCGCCTCGGGCGCGACGCTTCTGGGCGCCGATGACAAGGCCGGCGTCGCGATCGCGATGGAGCTTGCCGCGACCCTGGCCGCCGCCCCCGATCTGCCGCGCCCCGATCTGACGCTCGCCTTCACCTGCGACGAGGAGATCGGCCGCGGGGTCGATCCGCGTCTGCCCGCCGATCTCGGCGTCGATTTCGCCTATACGCTCGATGGCGCCTGCCTTGGCGAGATCGAATATGAGAGCTTCTCGGCCGATGGCGCCAAGGTGAAGATCACCGGCGTCTCGACCCATACCGGCACCGCCAAGGGCAAGATGGTCAATGCGCTGCACCTCGCCGCGCGGCTGATCTCGGCGCTGCCGCAGGCGACCGACACCCCCGAGGTCACCGAGGGGCGCGAGGGGTTTTGGCATATCTACGCGCTCACCGGCACCGCCGCCGAGGCCGAGCTCTCGATCATCTTGCGCGATTTCGAGCTCGAGGGGCTCGCGCGGCGCGGCGAGATGCTGCGCGGCCTGTGCGCCGCGCTCGCCGCCACCGAGCCGCGCGCGCGCATCGCTTGCGAGATCTTCCCGCAATATCGCAACATGCGCTATTGGCTCGAGCAGGACATGACCCCCGTCGAGCTCGCCCGCGCGGCCTGCGCGGAGGAGGGGATCACGCCGATCTCCGTGCCGATCCGCGGCGGCACCGATGGCTCGCGGCTGACCGAGATGGGCGTGCCGTGCCCCAATCTCTTCACCGGCATGCAAGAGATCCACGGGCCGCTCGAATGGGTCTGCGTGCAGGATATGGCGGCCGCGCTCAAGGTTTGCCTCGCGCTTCTCGCGCGCGCGGCGGGCGGGGCGGGCGCGAAAAAGTGACGGCGCGCCCGGGGTTTGCGCCTTGCACGGGCGCGCCCCCCGGGTCTAGTCTGACGCCGTGACAAGCGAAGCGGAGGCGCGCGATGGCTGATCCGATGGCGCCCGAAGGGCTCTCAGAGGCGCGGCTGAGTGCGGTGCGCGGCCCGGTCCTCGATCTCGCCCTCGCGCCCGGCGCGGCGCTGCCCGAAATCGGCACCGCGGCGGTGATCGCGGGGCCCGCGGGGCCCGTTCATGCCGAGATCCAGGCCCATCTCGACCCGACCCGCGCCCGCGCGATCGCGCTCGAGCCGACGCAGGGGCTCAAACGCGGCGCCGCCGTCGCGCTGACCGGGCGGCCGATCGAGGTGCCGGTGGGCGGCGCGGTGCTGGGGCGGCTGCTCAACGTGCTGGGCGCGGTGGGCGACGCGGGCCCGCCCTTGCCCGCCGATACGCCGCGCCGCGCGATCTTGCAGCCCGCGCCGCAGCTCTCGGCCCAACACGCCCGCACCGAGGTCTTCTCGACCGGCATCAAGGTGCTCGACCTGCTCGCGCCCTTGGGCCAGGGCGGCAAATCGGCGCTTTTCGGCGGCGCCGGCGTCGGCAAGACGGTCCTCGTGATGGAGCTCATTCACGCGATGGTCTCGGGCTATGACGGGATCTCGGTCTTTGCCGGCGTCGGCGAGCGCTCGCGCGAGGGCCATGAGATGCTCGGCGACATGACCGCCTCGGGGGTGCTGCCGCAGACCGTCCTCGTCTATGGCCAGATGAACGAACCCCCCGGCGCGCGCTGGCGTGTGCCGCTGACCGCGCTCGCCATGGCCGAGCATTTCCGCGATGTCGAGGGGCGTAACGTCTTGCTCCTGATGGATAATGTCTTCCGCTTCGTGCAGGCGGGCGCGGAGGTCTCGGGGCTCTTGGGGCGGATGCCCTCGCGCGTGGGCTACCAGCCGACGCTCGAGACCGAGGTCGCGAGCCTGCAAGAGCGCATCGCCTCGGTGGGCCGCGCGGCGGTCACCGCGATCGAGGCCGTCTATGTGCCCGCCGATGATTTCACCGACCCCGCCGTCGCCGCGATCTCGGCCCATGTCGACAGCACGGTGATGCTCTCGCGCGATCTGGCGGCCGAAGGCATCTACCCCGCCGTCGACCCGATCGCCACCACCTCGGTGCTGCTCGACCCCAATGTCGTGGGCGCCGACCATGTCCGCGTCGCGGCCGATCTGCGCGCGCTGATCGAACATTACCGCGAGCTGCGCGATGTGATCACGCTTCTGGGCGTCGAGGAGCTCGGCCGCGAGGAGCGCCTTCTGGTCGGGCGCGCGCGCAAGATGAGCCGCTTCCTGACCCAGCCCTTCTTCGTCGCCGAGGCCTATAACGGCCTGCCCGGGCGCTCGGTGCCGGTGGCGCAGACGGTGGCGGGGGCGGCGGCGATCCTGGCGGGCGAATGTGACGATTGGGACGAGGGCTCGCTCTATATGGTCGGCGATCTGGCCGAGGCGCGCGCCAAGGAGCAGGCCCGGCGCGGCTCGGGGGCGGCGCCATGACGCTCGCGCTGCGCATCACGACGCCGATGGATCTGGTGCTCGAGGCCGAGGGGCTCGCCGCGGTGCGCGGCGCCGATGCCTCGGGCGGCTTCGGGATCTGGCCGGGCCATGCGGAGTTCCTGACGGTGGTCGGGTCGAGCGTGCTGAGCTGGCGTGCGGCGGGCGCGCCGTGGCGCTTTGCGGCGCTGCGCGGCGGGGTGGTGCGGGTCACGGGCGGCACGCGGGTCGAGGTCGCCTGCCGCGCGGCGGTGCTCGGCGAGGATCTCGCCGCGCTCGAGGCCGAGGTGGCCCGGGCCGAGGCCGCGCGGCGCGATGCCGCGCGCGTGGCGCGCGGCGCCGAGATCGCGCTCCATGGCCGGGCGATCCGGGCGCTGATGCGTCATCTGTCGGCCTCGGGCGGGCCCGACCCGCTGGCGGAGGCCTTCCGATGAGCGAAAATCGCAAGCCAGATCAAAGCCTTGAACGCGCCGCGGCGGCGGCGCGCGCGCGCGCCGAAGCGGGCCGCGCCGACCCCGAGCCCTCGCTCGCCCGCCGCCTCGGCCAGATCGGCGTGCTCGGCTGGGTGATCGTCGGACCGACGCTCGCGGGGCTCTTTGCCGGGCGCTTTTGCGATGGCCTCGCGGGCACCGGCATCACCTTTTCCGCCGCGGGGCTGATGCTCGGCGCGGGGCTCGGGCTCTGGCTCGCCTTTCGATGGATGCATGGGCAATGAGTGATCTCGCCCCCTATGCCCTTGCTCTCGCGGCCCTTTTCGCCGGAACGGCGGCGGGCTGGGCGCATTTTCGCGCGCTCGAGACGATCGCCGCGCGCCTCGCCGCGGGCGAGCGGCGGGTGATCTTGTGGCAGGCGCTGCGCCTCATCGCGCTCGGGCTCTTTCTCTTCCTCTGCGCCAAGGGCGGCGCGCTCACGCTTCTCGCCGCCGCCGGGGGCGTGTTCCTTGGCCGCGCGCTCGTGATGCGCGGCGCGCGCAAGGGGGCCGCGCCATGAGCACCAACCCGCTCGATCTGCCGATCGCCTTCCACCTCGGCCCGCTCGCGATCTCGACCCCGGTCGCGACCACCTGGGGCATCCTCGCCGCGCTTGGCCTGGGCTCCTGGGCGATCACGCGGCGCCTCGCGCTTGCCCCCTCGCGCGCGCAATCGGTGCTCGAGCTCATCATCACCACGCTCGACGCGCAGATCACCTCCGTCGTCGCGGGCGACCCGGGGCGGCTGCGCGGGCTGATCGGCACGCTGATGATCTTCATCCTCACCGCGAACTGGATCTCGCTGATCCCCGGGCTCGAACCGCCCACCGCCCATCTCGAGACCGACGCCGCACTCGCGCTGATCGTCTTCGTCGCGACCGTCGCGGCGGGGGTGCGCGCCAACGGCCTCTGGGGCTATCTGCGCGGCTTTGCCAACCCGACCTGGGTGATGATCCCGATCAACCTCGTCGAGCAGATCACCCGCGCGTTCTCGCTGATGGTGCGGCTCTTTGGCAATGTGATGAGCGGGGTCTTCGTGATCTCGATCCTGCTCTCGCTCGCGGGGCTTCTGGTGCCGATCCCGCTGATGGCGCTCGATCTGCTGACCGGCGCCGTGCAGGCCTATATCTTCGCCATCCTCGCGCTCGTCTTCATCGGCTCGGCCATCGAGGAAGGCGCCCCGCAACCGCATGATAGCAAACAGAAAACGGAGAAACCCCGATGACCGCAGTCGATTGGATCAAACTGGTGAGCGTGTTCTCGGCGGCGATGGCCGTCTCCTTCGGCGCGATCGGCCCGGCGCTTGGCGAGGGCCGCGCGGTGGCCGCGGCGATGGATGCGATCGCGCGCCAGCCCGATGCCGCGGGCACCGTCTCGCGCACCCTCTTCGTCGGCCTCGCGATGATCGAGACGATGGCGATCTACTGCCTCGTCATCGCGCTTTTGCTCTTGTTCGCCAACCCCTTCCTGTAAGGCGCCGCGATGGGCTTTGATCTCACCACCTTCGCGCTGCAACTGGTCAACGTGCTGGTTTTGCTCGCGATTTTGAAACATTTCCTGTTCCGCCCGGTGGTGGA from the Rhodobacter xanthinilyticus genome contains:
- a CDS encoding F0F1 ATP synthase subunit A, which translates into the protein MSTNPLDLPIAFHLGPLAISTPVATTWGILAALGLGSWAITRRLALAPSRAQSVLELIITTLDAQITSVVAGDPGRLRGLIGTLMIFILTANWISLIPGLEPPTAHLETDAALALIVFVATVAAGVRANGLWGYLRGFANPTWVMIPINLVEQITRAFSLMVRLFGNVMSGVFVISILLSLAGLLVPIPLMALDLLTGAVQAYIFAILALVFIGSAIEEGAPQPHDSKQKTEKPR
- the pepT gene encoding peptidase T; amino-acid sequence: MTERTQYDAALEARLCRYAAVDTQACETSASQPSSAIQLDLARMLLAELEAMGHAARITDYGAVIAKIPGTAPGPKIALLAHMDTAPAYNATGVKPRVIRAYPGGEIRYPDAPDLVLSPTNAPYLNEKIGLDLITASGATLLGADDKAGVAIAMELAATLAAAPDLPRPDLTLAFTCDEEIGRGVDPRLPADLGVDFAYTLDGACLGEIEYESFSADGAKVKITGVSTHTGTAKGKMVNALHLAARLISALPQATDTPEVTEGREGFWHIYALTGTAAEAELSIILRDFELEGLARRGEMLRGLCAALAATEPRARIACEIFPQYRNMRYWLEQDMTPVELARAACAEEGITPISVPIRGGTDGSRLTEMGVPCPNLFTGMQEIHGPLEWVCVQDMAAALKVCLALLARAAGGAGAKK
- a CDS encoding AtpZ/AtpI family protein, translating into MSENRKPDQSLERAAAAARARAEAGRADPEPSLARRLGQIGVLGWVIVGPTLAGLFAGRFCDGLAGTGITFSAAGLMLGAGLGLWLAFRWMHGQ
- the atpD gene encoding F0F1 ATP synthase subunit beta; this translates as MADPMAPEGLSEARLSAVRGPVLDLALAPGAALPEIGTAAVIAGPAGPVHAEIQAHLDPTRARAIALEPTQGLKRGAAVALTGRPIEVPVGGAVLGRLLNVLGAVGDAGPPLPADTPRRAILQPAPQLSAQHARTEVFSTGIKVLDLLAPLGQGGKSALFGGAGVGKTVLVMELIHAMVSGYDGISVFAGVGERSREGHEMLGDMTASGVLPQTVLVYGQMNEPPGARWRVPLTALAMAEHFRDVEGRNVLLLMDNVFRFVQAGAEVSGLLGRMPSRVGYQPTLETEVASLQERIASVGRAAVTAIEAVYVPADDFTDPAVAAISAHVDSTVMLSRDLAAEGIYPAVDPIATTSVLLDPNVVGADHVRVAADLRALIEHYRELRDVITLLGVEELGREERLLVGRARKMSRFLTQPFFVAEAYNGLPGRSVPVAQTVAGAAAILAGECDDWDEGSLYMVGDLAEARAKEQARRGSGAAP
- a CDS encoding F0F1 ATP synthase subunit epsilon; amino-acid sequence: MTLALRITTPMDLVLEAEGLAAVRGADASGGFGIWPGHAEFLTVVGSSVLSWRAAGAPWRFAALRGGVVRVTGGTRVEVACRAAVLGEDLAALEAEVARAEAARRDAARVARGAEIALHGRAIRALMRHLSASGGPDPLAEAFR
- a CDS encoding aspartate aminotransferase family protein — encoded protein: MIDNHLPTAELQALDAAHHMHPFTDGNALAKKGARVITRASGVWLTDSEGCEILDGMAGLWCVNVGYGREELAEVAARQIKQLPFYNTFFQTTHIPAIQLAKKLAELAPGDLNHVFFNGSGSDSNDTNIRMVRQYWSAKGEPERKVIISRWNGYHGSTMGAASLGGMKGMHKQGGLPIPDIVHIDQPDWWSEGGDMSPEAFGLARAQELEAKILEIGPEKVAAFIGEPIQGAGGVIIAPETYWPEIQRIVKKYGILLIADEVICGFGRTGNWFGCQTLGITPDIMTVAKGLTSGYIPMGASIVSDEVAAVINGADEFAHGYTYSGHPVAAAVALENLRILEDEKVIETVREVTGPYLKAKWEALAAHPMVGEAKIVGMMASIALTPNKDKRAKFAAKEGTVGYITRERCFANNLVMRHVGDRMIISPPLVITKAEIDELIARATKSLDEAYERVKAEGLWVEKDA
- a CDS encoding N-ATPase subunit AtpR, which produces MSDLAPYALALAALFAGTAAGWAHFRALETIAARLAAGERRVILWQALRLIALGLFLFLCAKGGALTLLAAAGGVFLGRALVMRGARKGAAP
- a CDS encoding F0F1 ATP synthase subunit C; translated protein: MTAVDWIKLVSVFSAAMAVSFGAIGPALGEGRAVAAAMDAIARQPDAAGTVSRTLFVGLAMIETMAIYCLVIALLLLFANPFL